The DNA region CCGGGCGCGGCGGACATCGAGGTCGTCGAGCACCGCCTCCAGCTCGTGGATCTTCGGGCACTCGCGGTTCTGTGGCGTGAGGATGTACGCCGTGTCGCAGCACATCCGCATGCAGGCGAGCCAGCGCTGCAGCTTCTCCTGCTCTTCGCGCGTCAGGGGACGCTTGCTCGCGATCGCGAGCAGCCGGGCGACGCGACTCTCGTAGTCGCCGTACAGCTCGAGCTGTGCCGGGCTCATCGGCACGAAGTAGTTGTTGTCGACACGCTCGGGCAGCTGCGCTTCGACCTGGTCCTTGCGGCGGCGCAGCAGGAGGGGACGGATACGCCGCTGCAGCTCGTCGAGGTTCCGGTAGCCCACGGGGCGGCCACGCTCGTCCAGCTCGTAGAAGGTCCGGTTGAAGCGGAAGAGCGGACCGAACACCTGCGGGTCCACGTAGTCGATGATCGAGTAGATCTCGTCGATGCGGTTCTCGATCGGCGTCCCGGTGAGGAGGAACGCGTAGCGGCTCTCGAGCCGTTTGATCGCGCGGGCCGTCTGCGTGTTCCAGTTCTTGATCCGCTGCGCCTCGTCCAGGATCACCACGTCGGGACGGAGCCGCCGGTTCACGTCCGCGACGTCGTGCATCACCTGCTCGTAGTTGGCGATGGTGAAGAAGGCGGGGGTCTCGTAGCAGGCGAGCCGGGCGGGCTTCGTGCCCTGCACGAAGCGTAGCGTCAGATCGGTGAACTTGGTGATCTGGTCCTCCCACTCGGCCTTGAGCGACACCGGACACACGATCAGCACCCGGGCGACGCCGCGCAGCTCGCGGAGAAGGGCGGAGGCGGCCACCGCCTGCGCCGTCTTGCCGAGCCCCATCTCGTCCCCGAGCAGCGCGCGCTCGGTGAACGCCAGGTGCAGCAAGCCGTCGACCTGGTACGGATAGAGGGGCAGCTTGAGCGCGGCGAGGGAACGACGGCCGGAGCGGAGCTCCTCCTCCACATTCTGGCGTTCGACGGCCAGCGTGGTGCGCCGCGCCCGGCCGGCGGCCCAGAGGGCCACCTCCTTGCTGATCCGCACCGCCGCACGGTGGCCGTCCAGATCACGCACGAGGGCCGGCACCGCCTCAGCGGGATCGCCCTGCAGGCGGCCGTCGCGATCGACGTACCGGCCGAGGATCGCGGCGACCGCGGGAGCCGGCTTCCGCTCCGGAAGAACGCAGACCACCGCAGGTTCTCCGCCGGTCCGCCGCATGAACACTTCGACGCGCGTCGAGCGGCCCCCGCGCTGAAGCGCGGCTCGCCCCGCGGGCGTGCGGCGCAGGCGGGCCATCACGGCCTCGACGTGCTTGCACGTGGCCAGGCCGTTGGTCCGGAAGTCCGGACACGAGCAGGAGTTCTCGCGCTCCGAGAGCGAGCGGACCTCCACCTCGTAGCAGGCGCCGCTCGGCGACCGGACCGCGAAGGTGGAGAAGACCGGCTCCGACGGCTCGAGGATCTCGATCCGCATCAGCTCGCTTGACGCGCGCTCGCGCCGGAGCGCGATCTCGTCGGCATCGCTCGTGCGCCAACCCACCGGCCGCGGGGAGAGTGCCCGCAAGCCGCGCGGGCTCGGCCGCCGGGCCACGCGCCTGTGCACGGACGCCATTCCCCTCACCGCGGGTCGCTGTCAGTACGGGCGATCGTCGTCATCGTCGTTCTCCCCCGAGGGGCCCTCCGCCCTCGGCATCGCCTCTTCCGCCGCCGCGAACGCCTGCCGACAGGCCCAGAGCTGCTCGTCGTCTCCGTGGGCGTCGTCGGTGATCTTCCGGATGAGTTCGTCGAGGTCTACGAGCTTCTCGTCGTCGCGTCCCGTGCGGCTCATCCGTGTCCTTCCTCGGTCCCACTGGCCTCGGACGGCGGCTTCCCTTCCGTCCCCTCGTCGGTGGACGGCGGCTTCTATCACTCGCGGGTGGCGAGCCCAACTCGCCTTCACCGCCCGGGGGGCCGAATCTCGGACACTCGCTCGCGCCGGCGAGCGGCTGTTCGAGGTGCAATCATCCAGCGGAGCGTGAGAGCACCACGAGGTATCCGACTGCACCGAGCGACCTTGCGAGAGGCAATGCTTCTGAAGGCGATGCGGGCGCGCCCACGATTCATAGGGGAGGGGAGGATATCCGGACACTCGGCGGGACGGCGCGCGTCGGTGCGCCGCCTCTCCTGCTCAGTCTGGCGCGTTCTCGTGTGGCGTGGGATCGACACGTCGTGGGACGATGTCGACTGGTGTCAACCGAAGCACGGGCTCGTGCGTTTAATACGGTGAAGACTCGTGAGCGTGGGTCGGGATGAACGGCGTCCGGCCGAGCCGGCGAAGGCTTAGCGGGAAGGCTCGATGGCCAGCGAGTGAAAAGAGGGTCAACAGGAGAAGGAGACGAACTCATGAAGAACCCCATGCCGAACAGCATTCTGGCCGCCGGCGCGATCGCACTGGCGGTCACTATCACCTCCGTCGCTCCGACAGCGCGCGCAGCCGTCGCGACCGACGCTCCGTCGCCTGGCCAAGCGTCTCCGGCGTCCCTTTCGGGCGACGACGGGGAGGCGCCGGCGCTCGGCTCTCGCGCGAGGCTCGCCCGACTTGGAGCCGCTCCCCGTGACGATGGCTCGGACTCCGGCGACGGCGGCGAGGGCGATGACGGCGGGGATGGTGACGACGGCAGCGAAGGCTGAGGCAACGACAAGGAGACGAACCATGACGAAGCCACTGACGAAGAGCATTTTCATGGCGGGCTTGCTCGCGCCAGCGATAGCCAGCGGCGCGCTCGCGTTCGGGCACGGCATGCGCGGACACGGCGCCTGCGGCCACGGCGCGTTGCTGGGCGGGGCCCGCATGCTGCACGCACTCGACTTGAGCGCCGACCAGAAGCAGAAGGTGCAGGACATCCTGACGGCGCACCAGACGAGCCTCGCCCCGCTTGCCGCGAAGGAGAGGGCGGCCAAGCAGGCGCTCGCCGACAAGCTGCTCGGCACGGGCACCGTCACGCCGCAGGATGTCGATGCGCTGGTGCAGCAGGAATCGCAGGCTCGTACCGCCCTGATGCGCGAGCGGCTCGCCGCCGCTCTCGAGGTCCGCACCATTCTGACCTCCGAGCAGATACAGAAGGCGGCGACCATCCGCGCCGGCATGAAAGACCTCCATGCGCAGATGCGCCAGCTGCTCGGCAAGCAAGGCGCCGACTGAGTGAGACCCGCCAACTACTTCTTCTACGGCGCACAGTACTACGCGTTCGTCGGCGGCACGTGGTACGTGAGCGCCGGGTACAACGGGCCGTGGGTGATCGTAGCACCCGAGCTCGTTCCACGACCGATCCTCGCCGTGCCGGTGGGGTACTACCGGGTCCTGCCGCTGGCATGGCGCGCGTGGGGACGCGACGCACC from Deltaproteobacteria bacterium includes:
- a CDS encoding DEAD/DEAH box helicase, with amino-acid sequence MASVHRRVARRPSPRGLRALSPRPVGWRTSDADEIALRRERASSELMRIEILEPSEPVFSTFAVRSPSGACYEVEVRSLSERENSCSCPDFRTNGLATCKHVEAVMARLRRTPAGRAALQRGGRSTRVEVFMRRTGGEPAVVCVLPERKPAPAVAAILGRYVDRDGRLQGDPAEAVPALVRDLDGHRAAVRISKEVALWAAGRARRTTLAVERQNVEEELRSGRRSLAALKLPLYPYQVDGLLHLAFTERALLGDEMGLGKTAQAVAASALLRELRGVARVLIVCPVSLKAEWEDQITKFTDLTLRFVQGTKPARLACYETPAFFTIANYEQVMHDVADVNRRLRPDVVILDEAQRIKNWNTQTARAIKRLESRYAFLLTGTPIENRIDEIYSIIDYVDPQVFGPLFRFNRTFYELDERGRPVGYRNLDELQRRIRPLLLRRRKDQVEAQLPERVDNNYFVPMSPAQLELYGDYESRVARLLAIASKRPLTREEQEKLQRWLACMRMCCDTAYILTPQNRECPKIHELEAVLDDLDVRRARKAIVFSEWERMLELVRALAGEMNLGFAWHTGSVPQVKRREEIRRFKHDPGCRLFLSTDSGGLGLNLQAASVVINLDLPWNPARLEQRIARAWRKHQTRSVHVVNLISEGTIEHKMVGTLAAKQRLADGILDARGDLAEVRMPTAAGGRFLDRLRVLMEARVRPAAAPPAPPAPSLVDQLRARLGNAIAPRVVDVRVLAADAQAAAVVIVDHLGTDVESAITARWPELATPASLPASVEVIDAATWEALQRLARRGLLPALTVPAEPDGGPEAEDRRRTHAAELLRGAARKREMSGVLCAGGFVAEASSPAHDAVELALAAVAVRHALAADTDGVPLPESLLCGPMLVRSFVGQADVDLIRRLRAGAEAPDPHALVEQSGALLRRLADAVRA
- a CDS encoding periplasmic heavy metal sensor, whose translation is MEPLPVTMARTPATAARAMTAGMVTTAAKAEATTRRRTMTKPLTKSIFMAGLLAPAIASGALAFGHGMRGHGACGHGALLGGARMLHALDLSADQKQKVQDILTAHQTSLAPLAAKERAAKQALADKLLGTGTVTPQDVDALVQQESQARTALMRERLAAALEVRTILTSEQIQKAATIRAGMKDLHAQMRQLLGKQGAD